A stretch of Saccharothrix texasensis DNA encodes these proteins:
- a CDS encoding YqeB family protein produces the protein MDARRTTVVAEPRGQVALVSVGFPVLGAAVVWGLKSIAGWVADLSWAPMQGPFRLVASVPEPWATIGSVAVGAVLGLVVAGIAAHERLVVEVFNEGVELLKGGRHRSFDRTLVSGVFLDGKKLVLLGVDTGELARENHDLKPEALAEAFQTHGYQWLDADPYREDYRRWVDGTPDLPPGANALLKVRAEALRKGDTGDADELREELRRLGVVVREEKKRQYWRLPRALP, from the coding sequence ATGGACGCGCGACGAACCACGGTGGTCGCCGAGCCACGCGGGCAGGTGGCGCTGGTGTCGGTCGGGTTCCCGGTGCTCGGCGCGGCCGTGGTGTGGGGCTTGAAGTCGATCGCCGGGTGGGTGGCCGACCTGTCGTGGGCCCCGATGCAGGGTCCGTTCCGGTTGGTGGCGTCCGTGCCGGAGCCGTGGGCGACGATCGGCTCGGTGGCCGTCGGCGCGGTGCTCGGGCTGGTGGTGGCCGGGATCGCCGCGCACGAGCGGTTGGTGGTCGAGGTGTTCAACGAAGGCGTCGAGCTGCTGAAGGGCGGCAGGCACCGCAGCTTCGACCGGACGCTGGTGTCCGGGGTGTTCCTGGACGGCAAGAAGCTCGTGCTGCTCGGCGTGGACACCGGTGAGCTGGCCCGGGAGAACCACGACCTGAAGCCGGAGGCGTTGGCCGAGGCGTTCCAGACGCACGGGTACCAGTGGCTGGACGCCGACCCGTACCGGGAGGACTACCGGCGGTGGGTCGACGGCACGCCGGACCTGCCGCCCGGCGCGAACGCGCTGCTGAAGGTGCGGGCGGAGGCGTTGCGCAAGGGCGACACGGGGGACGCGGACGAGCTGCGGGAGGAGCTGCGCCGGCTTGGCGTCGTCGTGCGCGAGGAGAAGAAGCGCCAGTACTGGCGCCTGCCCCGCGCACTGCCCTGA
- a CDS encoding regulatory protein RecX has translation MCYALLAARARTRVELKDALLRKDISEQTAELVLGKFDRAGLIDDAAFAEVWVRSRHTYQGLARRALAMELRRKGVADEVAAEAVAAVDDEAEEDRARELVRKKLRTMASLDDTTKIRRLVAALARKGYAEGLAYRVVREELRRAGEDTTTLDDLTQY, from the coding sequence ATCTGCTACGCGCTGCTCGCCGCACGGGCCCGCACCCGCGTCGAGCTGAAGGACGCCTTGCTGCGCAAGGACATCAGCGAGCAGACGGCCGAGCTGGTGCTGGGCAAGTTCGACCGGGCGGGCCTGATCGACGACGCCGCGTTCGCCGAGGTCTGGGTCCGCTCGCGGCACACCTACCAGGGCCTGGCCCGCCGGGCCCTGGCGATGGAGCTGCGTCGCAAGGGCGTGGCCGACGAGGTGGCGGCCGAAGCCGTGGCCGCGGTGGACGACGAGGCCGAGGAGGACCGGGCGCGCGAGCTGGTGCGCAAGAAGCTGCGCACCATGGCGAGCCTGGACGACACCACCAAGATCCGCCGCCTGGTCGCCGCCCTGGCCCGCAAGGGCTACGCGGAAGGCCTGGCCTACCGCGTGGTCCGCGAGGAACTGCGCCGGGCGGGCGAGGACACCACGACCTTGGACGACCTGACCCAGTACTGA
- the recA gene encoding recombinase RecA, with protein sequence MAPQAPDRDKALELALAQIDKQFGKGSVMRLGDEVRTPLQVIPTGAIALDVALGIGGLPRGRVVEIYGPESSGKTTVALHAVANAQRAGGIAAFIDAEHALDPDYAKKLGVDTDALLVSQPDTGEQALEIADMLVRSGALDILVIDSVAALVPRAEIEGEMGDNHVGLQARLMSQALRKITGALSNSNTTAIFINQLREKIGVMFGSPETTTGGKALKFYASVRLDVRRIETLKDGGEPVGNRTRVKIVKNKVAPPFKQAEFDILYGQGISREGSLIDMGVDQGILRKSGAWYTYEGDQLGQGKENARKFLRDNPDVANEIEKRIKDKLGIGATLDAEEPAAAPVEF encoded by the coding sequence ATGGCACCCCAGGCACCCGACCGGGACAAGGCCCTCGAACTGGCCCTGGCCCAGATCGACAAGCAGTTCGGCAAGGGCTCGGTCATGCGGCTCGGCGACGAGGTCCGCACCCCGCTCCAGGTGATCCCCACCGGTGCGATCGCGCTCGACGTGGCGCTCGGCATCGGCGGCCTGCCCCGCGGCCGCGTGGTCGAGATCTACGGCCCGGAGTCCTCCGGTAAGACGACCGTGGCGCTGCACGCCGTGGCCAACGCCCAGCGCGCCGGTGGCATCGCGGCCTTCATCGACGCCGAGCACGCGCTCGACCCGGACTACGCGAAGAAGCTGGGCGTCGACACCGACGCGCTGCTGGTCTCCCAGCCCGACACGGGCGAGCAGGCGCTGGAGATCGCGGACATGCTGGTCCGCTCCGGCGCGCTCGACATCCTGGTCATCGACTCGGTGGCGGCCCTGGTGCCCCGCGCCGAGATCGAGGGCGAGATGGGCGACAACCACGTGGGTCTGCAGGCCCGGTTGATGAGCCAGGCGCTGCGCAAGATCACCGGCGCGCTCAGCAACTCCAACACCACCGCGATCTTCATCAACCAGCTGCGCGAGAAGATCGGCGTGATGTTCGGCTCGCCCGAGACCACGACCGGTGGCAAGGCGCTGAAGTTCTACGCGTCGGTGCGGCTGGACGTGCGGCGCATCGAGACCCTGAAGGACGGCGGCGAGCCGGTCGGCAACCGCACCAGGGTCAAGATCGTGAAGAACAAGGTGGCCCCGCCGTTCAAGCAGGCCGAGTTCGACATCCTCTACGGCCAGGGCATCAGCCGTGAGGGTTCGCTCATCGACATGGGCGTCGACCAGGGCATCCTGCGCAAGTCGGGCGCCTGGTACACCTACGAGGGCGACCAGCTCGGCCAGGGCAAGGAGAACGCGCGGAAGTTCCTGCGCGACAACCCGGACGTGGCCAACGAGATCGAGAAGCGGATCAAGGACAAGCTGGGCATCGGCGCCACCCTCGACGCCGAGGAGCCCGCCGCGGCGCCCGTCGAGTTCTAA
- a CDS encoding DUF3046 domain-containing protein has protein sequence MRITMFRKLMANEFGQVRAEMVARDHVLSALGGRTPDQALEAGLSAKEIWQAVCDAFDVPEQRR, from the coding sequence ATGCGCATCACGATGTTCCGCAAGCTGATGGCCAACGAGTTCGGCCAGGTCAGGGCGGAGATGGTGGCCCGGGACCACGTGCTGTCCGCCCTCGGCGGTCGGACTCCCGACCAGGCGTTGGAGGCGGGGCTGTCGGCCAAGGAGATCTGGCAGGCCGTCTGCGACGCCTTCGACGTGCCGGAACAGCGGCGGTGA
- a CDS encoding cupin domain-containing protein: MENALLVRAAQAEKLDADPAAVVTLLADLDGLTSNRSTFRDGADGAPPHFHTRASELFFVLDGTLQVLLDQDVVTLERGDFLVVPPRVPHAFGALEGADADVLYVFTPGMGRFDYYRLLDRVQRGEASPREIRDSQDRFDNHYVDSPVWTAAR, translated from the coding sequence ATGGAGAACGCACTGCTCGTCCGCGCCGCCCAGGCCGAGAAGCTCGACGCCGACCCCGCCGCCGTGGTCACCCTCCTCGCCGACCTCGACGGCCTGACCAGCAACCGGTCCACCTTCCGCGACGGCGCCGACGGCGCGCCGCCGCACTTCCACACCCGTGCCTCGGAGCTGTTCTTCGTGCTCGACGGCACGCTCCAGGTGCTGCTGGACCAGGACGTGGTGACCTTGGAGCGCGGTGACTTCCTCGTCGTGCCGCCACGTGTGCCGCACGCGTTCGGCGCGCTCGAAGGAGCGGACGCGGATGTCCTGTACGTCTTCACGCCGGGCATGGGTCGGTTCGACTACTACCGCCTGCTCGACCGCGTGCAGCGCGGCGAGGCGAGCCCCCGGGAGATCCGCGACTCGCAGGACCGGTTCGACAACCACTACGTCGACAGCCCGGTCTGGACGGCGGCGCGCTGA
- a CDS encoding LysR family transcriptional regulator, whose translation MERRDLEIFLALAEELHFSRTAERLHVSQARVSQSVKQLERRVGAPLFERTSRRVALTPIGRRLRDDLAPAYRQIVDGVARAVEAARGTSLLRVGFEAPALADLVTDVLDRFRARHPDSEVRVREAPFTDPFSLLRAGEVDVMVTLFPVGEPDLTAGPVVHEEPLVLAVSDTHPFTRQEAVTLEDLARDTVFRAAYWRDTTPKGAPVKRGRDVTTFQELLTAIANGEGVCPLGAHAVGYFARPKIAFLPLVGAPSLAWGLVWRTAGETARVREFAAAAR comes from the coding sequence ATGGAACGACGTGACCTGGAGATCTTCCTGGCGCTCGCGGAGGAGCTGCACTTCAGCCGCACCGCCGAGCGGCTGCACGTCTCCCAGGCGCGGGTCAGCCAGTCCGTCAAGCAGCTGGAACGCCGCGTCGGCGCGCCGCTGTTCGAGCGGACCAGCCGGCGGGTCGCGCTCACCCCCATCGGCCGCCGCCTGCGTGACGACCTCGCGCCGGCCTACCGGCAGATCGTGGACGGCGTGGCGCGCGCGGTGGAGGCCGCACGCGGCACGTCCCTGCTGCGCGTCGGGTTCGAGGCGCCGGCCCTCGCCGACCTCGTCACCGACGTCCTCGACCGGTTCCGCGCCCGCCACCCCGACAGCGAGGTGCGCGTGCGGGAAGCGCCGTTCACCGACCCGTTCTCGCTGCTCAGGGCCGGCGAGGTGGACGTGATGGTGACGTTGTTCCCGGTCGGGGAGCCGGACCTGACGGCCGGCCCGGTCGTCCACGAGGAGCCTCTGGTGCTCGCCGTCTCCGACACGCACCCGTTCACGCGGCAGGAGGCCGTGACCCTGGAGGACCTGGCGCGCGACACGGTCTTCCGCGCCGCCTATTGGCGCGACACGACGCCCAAGGGCGCGCCGGTCAAGCGCGGACGGGACGTCACGACGTTCCAGGAACTGCTCACCGCGATCGCCAACGGCGAGGGCGTCTGCCCGCTGGGCGCGCACGCGGTCGGCTACTTCGCCCGCCCGAAGATCGCGTTCCTGCCCCTGGTGGGCGCACCGAGCCTGGCCTGGGGGCTGGTCTGGCGCACGGCGGGCGAAACGGCCCGCGTGCGCGAGTTCGCGGCGGCGGCGCGCTAA
- a CDS encoding MFS transporter, with product MTVVDVVQRRVLRVLAVTQVLGAAGVTIGLAVSTLIAAVLADSDAVGGMAQTAAVLGAAAFALPAARLAARSGRRPALVLGYGAGAAGAAVAACAVVLGSWQVLLVALVLFGAASSANLAARYAGADLAHPHRRARSVALVVWAATLGAVAGPNLADPAGRAAVRLGLPVGAGPYLLSAVLFGLAVLVVLKFLRPDPLTLAKSAVAPSVGAKRSMAVWRSLPAAGKLALGGVTLCHTAMVGLMSMTPVHMEHAGSSLRVVGVVISLHVAAMYAASPLFGWMADRLGRVPVLAIGAALVVAASGIAGMAPSHDAPQLAAGLALLAFGWSAGVVAGSALLTESVEVVDRPAAQGLSDLCMNVGGALGGVTAGIVVTAWSYAALGLVVGFTALPLLVACLFASLQRVR from the coding sequence ATGACCGTGGTCGACGTCGTGCAGCGCAGGGTCCTGCGGGTGCTGGCGGTGACCCAGGTCCTCGGCGCGGCGGGCGTCACCATCGGCTTGGCGGTCAGCACGCTGATCGCGGCCGTGCTCGCCGACTCCGACGCGGTCGGCGGGATGGCGCAGACGGCCGCGGTGCTCGGCGCGGCGGCGTTCGCGCTGCCCGCGGCCCGGTTGGCGGCCCGCAGCGGACGTCGACCGGCGTTGGTCCTCGGCTACGGCGCGGGCGCGGCCGGCGCGGCGGTGGCGGCCTGCGCGGTCGTGCTCGGCTCGTGGCAGGTGCTGCTGGTCGCGCTCGTGCTGTTCGGCGCGGCGTCCAGCGCGAACCTCGCCGCCCGGTACGCGGGCGCCGACCTGGCCCACCCGCACCGCAGGGCGCGTTCGGTGGCGTTGGTGGTGTGGGCGGCGACGCTGGGCGCGGTGGCCGGGCCGAACCTGGCCGACCCGGCGGGGCGGGCGGCGGTGCGGCTGGGGCTGCCGGTGGGCGCCGGGCCGTACCTGCTGTCGGCGGTGCTGTTCGGCCTGGCGGTGCTCGTCGTCCTGAAGTTCCTGCGGCCCGATCCGCTCACTTTGGCGAAGTCGGCCGTCGCGCCCTCGGTCGGCGCGAAGCGGTCGATGGCGGTGTGGCGGTCGCTGCCCGCGGCCGGGAAGCTCGCGCTGGGCGGCGTGACGCTGTGCCACACCGCGATGGTGGGCCTGATGTCGATGACGCCCGTGCACATGGAGCACGCGGGGTCGTCGCTGCGCGTCGTGGGAGTGGTGATCAGCCTGCACGTCGCCGCGATGTACGCGGCCAGCCCGCTGTTCGGGTGGATGGCCGACCGGCTGGGCCGGGTGCCCGTGCTGGCGATCGGCGCGGCGCTCGTGGTCGCCGCGTCCGGCATCGCGGGCATGGCGCCGTCGCACGACGCGCCGCAGCTGGCCGCCGGGCTGGCGCTGCTGGCGTTCGGCTGGTCGGCGGGCGTGGTGGCGGGATCGGCGCTGCTCACCGAGTCCGTGGAGGTGGTGGACCGGCCGGCCGCGCAGGGCTTGTCGGACCTGTGCATGAACGTCGGCGGCGCGCTCGGCGGCGTCACGGCGGGCATCGTGGTGACCGCGTGGTCCTACGCCGCGCTGGGCCTGGTCGTCGGCTTCACCGCGCTGCCGCTGCTGGTGGCGTGCCTGTTCGCGTCGTTGCAGCGGGTGCGGTGA
- a CDS encoding Hsp70 family protein — protein MRVLSVDLGTSNTVAVLAAHGRPPRVVEVDGSATMPSAVYCEEDGTLVVGRDAERRARLDPARFEPNPKRRVDDGVLLLGDNVVPVTDALAAVLRRVLDETTRQLGGEALDEVRLTHPAQWGPTRRNVLLSAARLAGVTGEIVLVPEPVAAASHYASLSVGQALAVYDLGAGTFDVAIVGATQSGFTVLAEDGLPDLGGLDVDQALLEHVGRQVSHRDPAAWQRLLRPESTADRRARRTLQEDVRAAKESLSRHAHTEVPMPEPFEDVLVNRSDLEALVRPSMMRSVELLESTIRSTGMAPNQLAGIYLVGGASRVPLVATMIAEQVRIVPTSLDQPETSVALGAHHVPKNGITPRSQEPARPVEPDTVVTKPVTPPSGAFQTNPAVSGAHPVNPGAHQANPGASGPYQVNPNASGPYQVNPAVSGPYQVYPQTGPQQFNFPTVTPRAQTEPERKKPNRTVLISAGAALVLVLAAVGAFFAFNGVSVPSAQECKNDTQQDDKGFTECLRLLAGTIPDTSTCKAGGTPGVGGVDGIKGSVVSCAVKDDYSVQYVLTETVVGAQHGAEAVVRSLKTDMVEAQWAGNGLTGKYRAAADGGLGLLVFTADDLPLLGIVTKSGGEELTADQVADFFEAAVQPGT, from the coding sequence GTGCGCGTCCTGTCCGTCGACCTGGGCACTTCCAACACCGTCGCGGTGCTCGCCGCGCACGGCAGGCCGCCCAGGGTCGTGGAGGTGGACGGCTCGGCCACCATGCCGTCGGCCGTCTACTGCGAAGAGGACGGCACGCTGGTCGTCGGCCGTGACGCCGAGCGCCGCGCCCGCCTCGACCCGGCCCGCTTCGAGCCCAACCCCAAGCGCCGGGTGGACGACGGCGTGCTGCTCCTGGGCGACAACGTGGTGCCGGTCACCGACGCGTTGGCCGCCGTGCTGCGCCGCGTGCTCGACGAGACCACCCGCCAGCTGGGCGGCGAGGCGCTGGACGAGGTCCGCCTCACGCACCCCGCGCAGTGGGGGCCGACGCGCCGCAACGTGCTGCTGTCCGCGGCCCGCCTCGCGGGCGTGACCGGCGAGATCGTGCTGGTCCCGGAGCCGGTCGCGGCCGCCTCCCACTACGCCTCGCTGTCGGTGGGCCAGGCGCTCGCGGTGTACGACCTCGGCGCGGGCACGTTCGACGTGGCCATCGTCGGCGCCACCCAGAGCGGTTTCACCGTGCTCGCCGAGGACGGCCTGCCGGACCTGGGCGGCCTGGACGTCGACCAGGCGCTGCTGGAGCACGTCGGCAGGCAGGTCTCGCACCGCGACCCGGCGGCCTGGCAGCGGCTGCTGCGCCCGGAGTCGACGGCCGACCGCCGGGCCCGCCGCACGTTGCAGGAGGACGTGCGCGCGGCCAAGGAGTCGCTGTCGCGGCACGCGCACACCGAGGTGCCGATGCCGGAGCCGTTCGAGGACGTGCTGGTCAACCGGTCGGACCTGGAGGCGCTGGTCCGGCCGAGCATGATGCGCAGCGTGGAGCTGCTGGAGTCCACGATCCGCTCCACCGGCATGGCGCCCAACCAGCTCGCGGGCATCTACCTGGTCGGTGGCGCCAGCCGCGTCCCGCTGGTCGCGACCATGATCGCCGAGCAGGTGCGGATCGTGCCGACGAGCCTGGACCAGCCCGAGACCTCGGTCGCCCTGGGCGCGCACCACGTGCCCAAGAACGGCATCACGCCGCGGTCCCAGGAGCCCGCCAGGCCGGTGGAGCCCGACACGGTCGTCACCAAGCCGGTGACCCCGCCGTCCGGCGCCTTCCAGACCAACCCGGCGGTCAGCGGCGCGCACCCCGTCAACCCCGGCGCCCACCAGGCCAACCCCGGCGCCAGCGGCCCGTACCAGGTGAACCCGAACGCGAGCGGCCCGTACCAGGTCAACCCGGCGGTCAGCGGGCCGTACCAGGTCTACCCGCAGACCGGGCCGCAGCAGTTCAACTTCCCGACCGTCACGCCCCGCGCGCAGACCGAGCCGGAGCGGAAGAAGCCCAACCGGACCGTGCTGATCTCGGCGGGCGCGGCCCTCGTGCTCGTGCTGGCCGCGGTCGGTGCGTTCTTCGCGTTCAACGGGGTGAGCGTGCCCAGCGCGCAGGAGTGCAAGAACGACACCCAACAGGACGACAAGGGCTTCACCGAGTGCCTGCGGCTGCTCGCGGGCACGATCCCCGACACCAGCACGTGCAAGGCGGGCGGCACGCCCGGCGTGGGCGGTGTCGACGGCATCAAGGGCAGCGTGGTCAGCTGCGCGGTGAAGGACGACTACTCGGTCCAGTACGTGCTCACCGAGACGGTCGTCGGCGCGCAGCACGGCGCGGAGGCGGTCGTCCGGTCCCTCAAGACCGACATGGTCGAGGCGCAGTGGGCGGGCAACGGCCTCACCGGCAAGTACCGGGCCGCGGCGGACGGCGGGCTCGGGCTGCTCGTGTTCACCGCCGACGACCTGCCGCTGCTGGGCATCGTGACCAAGAGCGGCGGCGAGGAGCTGACCGCCGACCAGGTCGCGGACTTCTTCGAGGCCGCGGTCCAACCGGGCACCTGA